Proteins from a single region of Streptomyces spinoverrucosus:
- a CDS encoding GNAT family N-acetyltransferase, with product MNDLRFRLAADADLAAVVRLRDDAARWMLAQGVTGQWQPGELGGDHFRRIMESGEVWLAEVADRVVGAWELWWEDEDAWGPQPPTAGYVHRLMVDRRSVPPGTGRQLLRVAERRVTEAGRPLVRLDCLATNARLSAYYLNAGYRIVGRKEGKPQPGGTPKSFTLLEKSVRDELR from the coding sequence GTGAACGATCTACGCTTCCGTCTCGCTGCCGACGCCGACCTTGCCGCCGTCGTGCGTCTGCGCGACGACGCGGCCCGCTGGATGCTTGCTCAAGGCGTTACTGGTCAGTGGCAGCCTGGTGAGCTGGGCGGGGACCACTTCCGCCGGATCATGGAGAGCGGGGAGGTATGGCTCGCGGAGGTTGCCGATCGTGTGGTCGGGGCTTGGGAGCTCTGGTGGGAGGACGAGGACGCCTGGGGGCCGCAGCCGCCGACGGCTGGCTATGTGCACCGGCTGATGGTGGACCGCAGAAGTGTCCCGCCCGGGACAGGGAGGCAGCTTCTGCGAGTCGCGGAGCGACGCGTGACCGAGGCGGGCCGGCCGTTGGTTCGTCTGGACTGCTTGGCCACCAACGCACGCCTGAGTGCGTACTACCTCAACGCCGGCTATCGGATTGTGGGACGCAAGGAGGGTAAGCCGCAGCCGGGCGGTACGCCCAAGTCGTTCACGCTCCTCGAAAAGTCCGTACGGGATGAGTTGAGGTAG
- a CDS encoding serine hydrolase domain-containing protein, producing MVATSGVADLRTQRPLVPDSYFRMASTSKAFVATVILQLEEEGRLSLDDTVERRLPGVVQGNGNDGSKITIRQLLQHTSGIHDDYPDFSSPRDYYKHRYDVYQPQQLVARAMRHRPDFQPGQGWAYSNTGYLLLDMIIERITGNPVHQEITNRVIRPLGLTHTRWTGTSPTLPRPHADAYQLFSKGALVNVTEQVLNDSGTSFVSTTADINRFFRSLLGGRLLRPGQLEQMKQTVAVSKDAERLWPGGRYGLGLVQRPLSCGGSYWSHEGGDGGYVALNGVTDDGTRSAVVSMSTARSDREENILEQENAASALIDHALCPAQ from the coding sequence CTGGTCGCCACCAGCGGTGTCGCCGATCTTCGGACCCAACGGCCCCTCGTACCCGATAGCTACTTCCGCATGGCGAGTACGTCCAAAGCCTTCGTGGCCACCGTGATCCTGCAACTGGAGGAGGAAGGCAGGCTGTCCCTGGACGACACCGTGGAACGCCGGCTGCCCGGTGTGGTGCAGGGCAACGGCAATGACGGCTCCAAGATCACCATCCGGCAGTTGCTCCAGCACACCAGCGGCATCCACGACGACTACCCGGACTTCTCCTCGCCCCGGGACTACTACAAACACCGCTACGACGTGTACCAGCCCCAGCAACTGGTGGCGCGCGCGATGCGGCACCGGCCGGACTTCCAACCCGGCCAGGGGTGGGCGTACTCCAACACCGGCTATCTCCTGCTCGACATGATCATCGAGCGGATCACCGGGAACCCGGTCCACCAGGAGATCACCAACCGTGTCATCCGTCCGCTCGGCCTCACGCACACCCGGTGGACTGGAACATCGCCCACGTTGCCGCGCCCGCACGCAGACGCCTACCAACTCTTCAGCAAGGGCGCTCTCGTGAACGTCACCGAGCAGGTCCTGAATGACTCCGGGACCTCCTTCGTCTCCACCACCGCGGACATCAACCGCTTCTTTCGTTCGCTGCTCGGAGGCCGACTGCTGCGCCCCGGGCAACTGGAGCAGATGAAACAGACCGTTGCTGTCAGCAAGGACGCGGAGAGGTTGTGGCCGGGTGGGCGGTACGGACTCGGGCTGGTCCAGCGTCCGCTGTCGTGCGGCGGAAGTTACTGGAGCCACGAGGGCGGTGATGGAGGGTACGTGGCCTTGAACGGTGTCACCGACGACGGTACGCGCAGCGCCGTGGTCTCCATGTCCACGGCACGCTCAGACCGCGAGGAGAACATACTTGAGCAGGAAAACGCCGCCAGCGCGCTGATCGACCATGCGTTGTGCCCGGCACAGTAG
- a CDS encoding aldo/keto reductase — protein MAIPRSCAAGGDDDSVRRARGLPSGRSESCITPGRPVRHGGRSCLRRRCPAPDEPRIDVATGGEVRRRGGDVLGALEGIPQAARLALALTLVGRVISQSGEAVPGELHGVAVGGLPLHTAGRVAHHDGRELSCSLWTRDMEERVLPALRELGIGFSYRTRRSPTASFLTGTLRSPEQFDEGDWRRISPRFSGGNFRRNLALADEAGTTPAQVALAWLPAKGEHIVPIPGTKRVARVEENAAADTVELAPRAAGPARQPASDRRSGPKRRAGADDRTLTRPATRRTILRYGQPCQTVFPAGPAGIAWADYVGPGTGSQHRQRRLRSVRPASPRSAGTAPG, from the coding sequence ATGGCGATTCCCAGGTCCTGTGCGGCGGGTGGCGACGACGATTCGGTCAGGCGGGCGCGCGGCCTACCTTCCGGGCGATCCGAATCCTGCATCACGCCGGGTCGGCCTGTGCGGCATGGGGGACGTAGCTGCCTGAGGCGCAGATGCCCTGCCCCCGATGAGCCGCGGATCGATGTCGCTACGGGTGGTGAGGTACGACGCCGCGGCGGGGACGTCCTCGGCGCGCTGGAAGGGATCCCCCAGGCCGCGCGGCTCGCCCTCGCTCTCACCCTGGTAGGCCGCGTCATAAGCCAGAGCGGCGAAGCCGTGCCGGGAGAGCTCCACGGCGTAGCGGTCGGCGGTTTGCCCCTTCACACCGCCGGCCGGGTGGCCCACCACGACGGCCGCGAGCTGTCGTGCTCGCTGTGGACCCGCGACATGGAGGAGCGGGTCCTGCCCGCGCTGCGCGAACTCGGCATCGGATTTTCGTACCGCACTCGCCGCTCGCCCACGGCTTCCTTCCTGACCGGCACGCTCCGCTCTCCCGAGCAGTTCGACGAGGGCGACTGGCGAAGGATCAGCCCGCGCTTTTCGGGCGGGAACTTCCGGCGCAACCTGGCCCTCGCCGACGAGGCAGGCACTACGCCGGCTCAGGTAGCCCTGGCCTGGCTGCCGGCCAAGGGCGAGCACATCGTCCCCATCCCGGGCACCAAGCGGGTCGCCCGCGTGGAGGAGAACGCCGCTGCTGACACCGTCGAACTGGCCCCCCGAGCAGCTGGCCCAGCTCGACAGCCTGCCTCCGACCGCCGGTCGGGACCAAAACGACGAGCAGGTGCGGATGATCGAACGCTGACACGACCGGCCACCCGCAGGACCATCCTTCGATACGGACAACCGTGCCAGACCGTGTTCCCGGCCGGACCAGCGGGCATCGCCTGGGCCGACTACGTCGGCCCAGGCACCGGCTCACAACACCGGCAGCGTCGACTTCGGAGCGTTCGTCCGGCCAGCCCTCGGTCGGCAGGCACAGCGCCTGGCTGA
- a CDS encoding type II toxin-antitoxin system Phd/YefM family antitoxin: MSSVEMTGTVEDFGHLVALVEQTGERVTLTTDGQPVSVLFPAAELAELEHFAQRADRAPIPVPDAAEERPPGPEQHGPYTRYVHADGERMTFTRDRVVVAELRTAGWVEWLEERAMYGRQTYMDPKQSKAFAEFLARQPPVGE, from the coding sequence ATGAGCAGCGTTGAAATGACAGGCACCGTCGAGGACTTCGGGCATCTGGTCGCCCTGGTGGAGCAGACCGGCGAGCGCGTGACCCTCACTACGGACGGCCAGCCAGTGAGCGTGCTTTTCCCGGCGGCCGAGCTGGCCGAGCTGGAGCACTTCGCGCAGCGCGCTGACAGGGCGCCGATACCGGTGCCGGACGCGGCCGAGGAACGCCCACCGGGCCCGGAGCAGCATGGCCCATACACCCGGTACGTGCACGCGGACGGCGAGCGTATGACGTTCACACGGGACCGGGTGGTCGTGGCCGAGCTGCGGACCGCGGGCTGGGTCGAGTGGCTGGAGGAACGGGCCATGTACGGACGCCAGACATACATGGACCCCAAGCAGTCCAAGGCGTTCGCCGAGTTCCTCGCCCGTCAGCCCCCGGTCGGGGAGTAG
- a CDS encoding GNAT family N-acetyltransferase, which yields MSSLSAAAVWPCVIETPRLILRPAQLTDVPAFTRLWTDDDVRRFLGGPVAEDQLATYQQKFASRPNLFTVVTRQDAVTLGSVSIDPKSRFDGRREVSYSFLPEHWGQGYAREAVTAVVSWAFDHIPSDDPSIIAVTQEANSRSRRLLEAIGMRPIGSFIEWDAPQTMYSTQRKDLRAGL from the coding sequence ATGTCCTCACTGTCCGCCGCTGCGGTCTGGCCATGCGTCATCGAGACCCCCAGACTGATCCTGCGTCCCGCCCAACTCACCGACGTGCCCGCCTTCACCCGGCTGTGGACCGACGACGATGTCCGGCGCTTCCTGGGCGGGCCTGTCGCCGAAGACCAACTCGCCACCTATCAGCAGAAGTTCGCGAGCCGTCCCAATCTCTTCACCGTGGTCACGCGGCAAGACGCAGTCACGCTGGGCTCGGTGTCGATCGATCCGAAGTCCCGGTTCGACGGCCGACGAGAGGTGTCATACTCCTTTCTTCCGGAACACTGGGGACAGGGCTATGCCCGTGAGGCTGTAACGGCCGTAGTCAGCTGGGCCTTCGACCACATCCCCTCGGACGATCCCTCCATCATCGCGGTCACCCAGGAGGCCAACAGCCGCTCACGGCGCCTTCTTGAAGCCATCGGCATGCGCCCGATCGGCAGTTTCATCGAGTGGGATGCTCCGCAGACGATGTACTCCACGCAGCGCAAAGACCTCCGCGCCGGCCTGTGA
- a CDS encoding GNAT family N-acetyltransferase, with amino-acid sequence MLRGNKVGLRARHEDDIPILRAELYDDVVNASRSEGRPWRPITPGSKDSRLVVDDKEQAHVPFSVVELDGGTLVGTATLWGIDNHNRSAHIGLGLLPSSRGKGYGTDVVAVLCHYGFVVRGLQRLQIETLSDNFAMLRSAERNGFVREGVLRSAAWVMGEFLDEVLLGLLVHDWKPDSKG; translated from the coding sequence ATGCTAAGAGGCAACAAGGTCGGACTCAGGGCCCGGCACGAGGACGACATTCCGATCCTGCGGGCCGAGCTCTACGACGACGTGGTCAACGCCTCCCGGTCCGAAGGCCGGCCGTGGCGGCCGATCACGCCTGGCTCGAAGGACTCGCGGCTCGTGGTGGACGACAAGGAGCAGGCGCACGTCCCGTTCTCCGTGGTGGAGCTGGACGGCGGCACGCTGGTCGGCACCGCGACGCTGTGGGGCATCGACAACCACAACCGGTCCGCGCACATCGGACTCGGGCTGCTGCCGTCATCCCGCGGCAAGGGCTACGGCACCGACGTGGTCGCGGTGCTGTGCCACTACGGTTTCGTCGTACGCGGCCTGCAACGGCTGCAGATCGAGACGCTGTCGGACAACTTCGCCATGCTGCGCTCCGCCGAGCGCAACGGCTTCGTCCGCGAGGGCGTGCTGCGCTCCGCGGCCTGGGTGATGGGCGAGTTCCTGGACGAGGTGCTGCTCGGGCTCCTAGTCCATGACTGGAAGCCGGACTCGAAGGGCTAG